One window of Polyangiaceae bacterium genomic DNA carries:
- a CDS encoding glycosyltransferase, whose product MRVLHVLQMSLPAQTGYSIRTSYIMKGQAKLGFESFGVTSARHPKPEGEIEVVDGVSYRRTPELTGPQPPLVREARLMNALYHSTSKAIREWRPDVVHAHSPMLVGLPAMLAAKRHRVPFVYEVRDLWENASVVHGKFAEGSLQYRLAKGGDTRVFQNADAVVTICEAMRDHIAPRVGARTDLKVIANGVTAGNFTPQAPSSDLLARYQLEGKRLFGFLGSFEPWEGLPDLIASVPKVVAAIPDAHLIVVGGGHMDQPIRELVKQRKLEAHVTFTGRVPHSEVQQLLALPELLVYPRVSSLVTELTTPIKPLEAMAMARPVLVSDVKALLELAKPGETGMAFRSGDVDDLARSVVNLLQDAELRERLGRNARAYVERERDWDTLIAGYEDVYRAARARAAA is encoded by the coding sequence GTGCGCGTCCTTCACGTCCTACAGATGTCCCTACCCGCACAGACGGGGTACTCGATTCGAACCAGCTACATCATGAAGGGCCAGGCGAAGCTGGGGTTCGAGTCCTTCGGTGTGACCTCCGCGAGGCACCCCAAGCCCGAGGGTGAGATCGAAGTGGTCGATGGCGTGTCCTATCGCCGCACGCCGGAGCTGACCGGACCGCAACCCCCGTTGGTGCGTGAGGCGCGCCTGATGAACGCGCTCTACCACTCCACCTCGAAGGCGATCCGGGAGTGGCGACCCGATGTGGTCCACGCCCACTCGCCGATGCTGGTGGGGTTGCCAGCGATGCTCGCCGCGAAGCGTCACCGAGTGCCCTTCGTGTATGAGGTGCGCGACTTGTGGGAGAACGCCTCGGTCGTGCACGGCAAGTTCGCCGAAGGATCGTTGCAATATCGCCTGGCGAAGGGCGGAGACACTCGAGTCTTCCAGAACGCCGACGCCGTGGTGACGATCTGCGAGGCGATGCGCGATCACATCGCGCCGCGGGTCGGCGCACGCACGGATCTCAAGGTGATCGCCAACGGCGTTACCGCAGGGAATTTCACGCCACAGGCTCCTTCTAGCGATCTCTTGGCGCGCTATCAGCTCGAGGGTAAGCGACTATTCGGTTTCCTGGGCTCTTTCGAGCCGTGGGAGGGCCTGCCCGACTTGATTGCGTCGGTGCCGAAGGTCGTGGCAGCCATCCCCGACGCCCATTTGATCGTGGTCGGGGGCGGCCATATGGACCAGCCGATACGTGAGCTCGTGAAGCAGCGAAAGCTCGAGGCGCATGTGACGTTCACGGGTCGCGTACCTCACTCCGAGGTGCAGCAGCTGCTCGCCCTGCCGGAGCTGTTGGTCTACCCGCGCGTGAGCAGTCTGGTCACTGAGCTAACCACCCCAATCAAGCCCCTCGAGGCCATGGCCATGGCGCGCCCAGTGCTCGTGAGTGATGTGAAGGCGCTGTTGGAGCTGGCAAAACCAGGCGAAACCGGGATGGCGTTCCGCTCGGGGGACGTCGACGATCTCGCGCGGAGCGTGGTGAACTTGTTGCAAGACGCCGAGTTGCGTGAGCGTCTTGGGCGGAATGCACGGGCGTACGTGGAGCGCGAGCGAGATTGGGATACGCTGATCGCTGGCTACGAGGACGTGTACCGCGCGGCTCGCGCCAGAGCCGCCGCTTGA
- a CDS encoding alpha/beta fold hydrolase, giving the protein MLRKNTRPIIPGAEPWSSPGSGDNARIGILLSHGFTGNPSSMRWLGERLAARGFAMELPRLPGHGTHWRDMAKTTYDDWRAGFVEALHELKARTDHVIVAGLSMGGTIALDVAWEFERELAGVVAINATVLEREGLLAKLAPVLQYLVPIAPAKAAGLVENDAAREGVDEKAYAFVPAAAGNSFLSQLGRIRRQLPQLHLPVLVAYAPQDHSVPPANSRAILDLVGTWGEELVLPNSYHLATMDLDRELLEERIAEFARRVSLERSRPRRDTASDQPTG; this is encoded by the coding sequence ATGTTGAGGAAGAACACCCGACCCATCATTCCTGGCGCCGAACCCTGGTCGAGCCCTGGCTCGGGCGACAACGCGCGCATTGGTATCCTGCTCAGCCACGGCTTCACCGGGAACCCCAGCAGCATGCGCTGGCTCGGTGAGCGGCTCGCGGCGCGCGGCTTCGCGATGGAGCTGCCGCGCCTGCCCGGCCATGGAACGCACTGGCGAGACATGGCCAAGACCACGTACGACGACTGGCGTGCAGGGTTCGTCGAAGCACTGCACGAACTCAAGGCGCGTACCGACCACGTGATCGTCGCTGGCCTGTCGATGGGCGGGACCATCGCCCTCGATGTGGCGTGGGAGTTCGAGCGGGAGCTGGCTGGGGTGGTCGCGATCAACGCCACAGTGCTGGAACGCGAGGGCTTGCTCGCCAAGCTGGCTCCAGTGCTTCAGTACCTGGTCCCCATCGCGCCCGCCAAGGCTGCTGGTTTGGTGGAGAATGACGCCGCTCGAGAAGGTGTGGACGAGAAGGCGTATGCGTTCGTGCCCGCTGCGGCCGGCAACTCCTTCTTGAGTCAGCTTGGGCGGATCCGCCGCCAACTGCCCCAGCTTCACCTGCCAGTGCTGGTTGCGTATGCGCCTCAAGATCACAGCGTGCCCCCGGCGAATTCCCGCGCAATCCTCGACCTCGTCGGTACTTGGGGCGAAGAGCTAGTGCTCCCGAACTCCTACCATCTGGCAACGATGGATCTCGATCGCGAGCTGCTCGAGGAGCGTATCGCCGAGTTTGCGCGTCGAGTGAGCTTGGAGCGCAGTCGGCCGCGGCGCGACACAGCGAGCGACCAGCCCACTGGTTGA
- a CDS encoding VTT domain-containing protein, translating to MAGPDSGALSLEEDEQGFAAGRRGRLSLLLFGMVALGVVATTGAALTPSLLAHQPLLLIAMNPSIPHLITVAPATEWSAFIGVAVLRLMLADPLYFAMGRWFGVDGVQWAERRAGRWSAYSRLLEGAFSRWGSLLVFLSPYGIVCLLAGASGMSLKRFWGLNFLGTLSLVLVLRGFGKSLAGPIATFTAWVDANSTWLTYVAVGVIAFGLLVRRFTRRPDRRARDVEIKLRDDSAGNVER from the coding sequence ATGGCGGGGCCTGACAGCGGTGCACTGAGCCTCGAGGAGGACGAGCAGGGGTTCGCTGCAGGGCGCCGCGGGCGACTCAGTCTGCTGCTCTTCGGGATGGTCGCGCTCGGGGTGGTCGCCACTACGGGCGCCGCGCTAACGCCAAGCCTGCTGGCGCATCAGCCGCTGCTGTTGATCGCCATGAACCCCAGCATCCCGCATCTGATCACCGTTGCGCCAGCGACGGAGTGGAGTGCATTCATCGGGGTGGCGGTGTTGCGCTTGATGCTCGCCGATCCGCTCTACTTCGCCATGGGGCGCTGGTTCGGCGTAGACGGAGTGCAATGGGCCGAGCGCCGGGCCGGGCGCTGGTCTGCCTATTCGCGCTTGCTCGAAGGCGCGTTCAGCCGCTGGGGCAGCCTGCTCGTGTTCTTATCTCCCTACGGAATCGTTTGCCTGCTCGCGGGAGCTTCGGGCATGTCGCTCAAGCGTTTCTGGGGACTCAACTTCCTCGGCACGCTGAGCCTGGTGCTGGTGCTGCGCGGGTTTGGAAAGTCCCTCGCCGGACCCATTGCGACCTTCACCGCCTGGGTCGATGCAAACTCCACTTGGCTCACCTACGTCGCTGTTGGGGTGATCGCGTTTGGGCTGTTGGTGCGCCGTTTCACGCGCCGGCCGGATCGCCGTGCACGTGACGTCGAGATCAAGCTGAGGGACGATTCCGCGGGGAACGTTGAACGCTGA
- a CDS encoding DTW domain-containing protein, with product MQEESDNSQRPEASATAPAGQQDSALEQAEFVHREVCYRCHKPAALCVCEGLTKVKNRTRILILQHPRERFHPIGTARFAELGLANVSAEISWSETGRSIRRELEVEPGTGLLYPHPNAKLLSELPLAERPSQLIVLDGTWHHAHTIYRENPWLHALPHYALRPEEPSRYRIRKEPRAECVSTLEAITQALQQLEPELEGLEGLLGSFDQMIDQQIAYAKKGGGRRRKRKRNKASRAIPRALLEQYPRLVVVCGEASAPPPELMCAKAVPPGWKNQLLYWVACRPATGEVFKSLVRPREPVADQHLEHLELERESFADAPDLSEMLSAWNTFTRPGDVFAAWNQSTWDILHEASVDAGTLSPLAKGADATQPKGPQQQVGFVLLKAVYFNVHRDAPRGDLEQILEREGLATTDLGLAGRAGRRLGNALSILEFLRHGSEPGASAEG from the coding sequence GTGCAGGAAGAAAGCGACAACTCTCAACGACCTGAGGCGTCCGCCACAGCCCCAGCGGGCCAGCAGGATAGCGCTCTAGAGCAAGCGGAGTTCGTCCACCGCGAGGTCTGCTATCGCTGCCACAAGCCGGCTGCGCTCTGCGTGTGTGAGGGGCTCACCAAGGTCAAGAACCGCACACGCATCCTGATCCTGCAGCACCCACGGGAGCGCTTTCATCCGATCGGCACTGCACGCTTCGCGGAGCTTGGCCTGGCAAACGTGAGTGCGGAAATCAGCTGGTCGGAGACTGGACGTAGCATCCGGCGCGAGCTCGAGGTCGAACCGGGCACTGGCCTTCTGTACCCGCACCCCAACGCCAAGCTGCTTTCCGAGCTGCCCCTAGCAGAGCGCCCCTCACAGCTGATCGTGCTCGATGGGACGTGGCACCACGCGCACACCATCTACCGCGAGAACCCTTGGCTCCACGCGCTGCCACACTACGCACTACGCCCCGAAGAGCCGAGCCGCTATCGTATCCGCAAGGAACCCAGGGCAGAATGCGTCTCGACCCTCGAAGCCATCACCCAGGCACTTCAGCAACTAGAGCCTGAACTCGAAGGCCTCGAAGGCTTACTTGGCTCCTTCGATCAGATGATCGACCAGCAGATCGCCTACGCCAAAAAAGGCGGCGGCAGGCGACGCAAGCGGAAGCGCAACAAGGCGAGCCGCGCCATCCCGCGGGCGCTCCTGGAGCAATACCCGCGTCTCGTGGTGGTGTGTGGCGAGGCGTCGGCTCCACCTCCAGAGTTGATGTGCGCCAAGGCTGTGCCGCCGGGTTGGAAGAACCAGCTGCTCTACTGGGTAGCCTGTCGACCCGCGACGGGAGAGGTGTTCAAGAGCTTGGTGCGGCCTCGAGAGCCGGTCGCGGATCAACACCTCGAACACCTCGAGCTCGAGCGAGAGAGCTTTGCCGACGCGCCGGACCTCTCGGAGATGCTATCCGCTTGGAATACCTTCACGCGCCCAGGCGACGTATTTGCCGCATGGAATCAAAGCACCTGGGACATCCTGCACGAGGCAAGTGTCGACGCGGGCACCCTGAGCCCGCTCGCCAAGGGTGCGGACGCAACCCAGCCCAAAGGCCCCCAGCAACAGGTTGGCTTCGTCTTGCTCAAGGCGGTGTACTTCAACGTCCACCGCGACGCTCCACGGGGAGACCTCGAGCAGATCCTCGAGCGCGAAGGTCTGGCAACCACGGACCTCGGGCTCGCTGGTCGAGCAGGGCGGCGCCTCGGCAACGCCCTGAGCATCCTCGAGTTCCTGCGACATGGCTCGGAGCCCGGCGCCAGTGCCGAGGGCTAA
- a CDS encoding cupin domain-containing protein: MPKLIEKPTRIEAAGNKPKLIDEYIGHVNSGESRLSVAHMRSPGGWVEPGQRPEFDEFTVVIKGCLRVEFEGGALDVNAGQAVHTPAGEWIRYSTPGDEGAEYIAVCLPAFAPSTVHRDE, translated from the coding sequence ATGCCGAAGCTGATTGAGAAGCCGACACGGATTGAAGCCGCCGGGAACAAGCCCAAGCTCATCGACGAATACATCGGGCACGTGAACAGCGGCGAGTCACGCTTGAGCGTCGCGCACATGCGCTCCCCTGGCGGCTGGGTAGAGCCAGGGCAGCGACCCGAGTTCGACGAGTTTACGGTCGTGATCAAGGGCTGCTTGCGAGTCGAGTTCGAGGGCGGCGCGCTGGATGTGAACGCCGGTCAAGCCGTTCACACACCGGCTGGGGAGTGGATCCGCTACTCGACACCCGGCGACGAGGGCGCAGAGTACATCGCCGTGTGCCTGCCAGCGTTTGCGCCGTCCACGGTGCACCGAGATGAGTGA
- a CDS encoding suppressor of fused domain protein produces the protein MSDADESPGWAAIDAALKPIYGEQEPRHMAPMLPPMLGGSDPLHGISAYRSGFGGTPHWHFVTYGYTELWQKESEDPEYSGFGFEMTMRVVDASDEPPMWVFNLLQNVARYVFRTGNVFAVGHSVPANGPIHDGTDTALVAAVFAEDPQLPPISTPNGDVEFLQLVGLTQDEYDAAREWDADKLLELARPRNPALVTDEHRTSWLEQPAFRAAVEAGVEKDGSSQGVLMMTHGSFEPGPPSVLGVAASALDNLQRAMRNRLGHGRGLLLTWPEGEAGLLPEPHPDDPQGLVLSPPDREALMAIPVKRGDYSLPGGLVVRVIPVDIYDATRTHVVKVIG, from the coding sequence ATGAGTGACGCGGACGAGTCTCCCGGCTGGGCCGCTATCGATGCTGCGCTGAAGCCAATCTATGGAGAGCAAGAGCCGCGTCACATGGCCCCCATGCTTCCGCCAATGCTCGGCGGGAGCGACCCGTTGCATGGGATCAGCGCCTACCGGAGCGGCTTCGGCGGTACTCCACATTGGCACTTCGTCACCTACGGCTACACGGAACTGTGGCAGAAGGAGAGCGAAGATCCGGAGTACAGCGGCTTTGGGTTCGAGATGACGATGCGCGTCGTCGACGCGAGCGACGAGCCGCCGATGTGGGTCTTCAACTTGCTGCAGAACGTCGCGCGTTATGTTTTTCGTACGGGAAATGTCTTTGCTGTGGGACACAGCGTCCCGGCGAATGGACCAATTCACGACGGAACGGACACCGCACTTGTCGCCGCTGTCTTTGCCGAAGATCCGCAGCTACCACCGATCTCGACTCCAAACGGTGACGTAGAGTTTCTGCAATTGGTCGGGTTGACTCAGGATGAGTACGACGCCGCCCGCGAGTGGGATGCGGACAAGCTCCTGGAGCTGGCGCGACCGCGCAATCCAGCCTTGGTCACGGATGAACACAGAACCTCATGGCTCGAGCAGCCTGCGTTTCGGGCTGCCGTGGAAGCTGGAGTCGAGAAAGACGGTTCATCTCAAGGCGTGTTGATGATGACTCATGGCAGCTTCGAGCCCGGTCCGCCCTCAGTGTTGGGAGTCGCAGCATCTGCGTTAGACAATCTGCAGCGAGCCATGCGGAACAGGCTGGGGCACGGTCGCGGACTCTTGCTCACGTGGCCGGAGGGTGAAGCGGGGTTGCTCCCAGAGCCGCATCCCGACGACCCCCAGGGACTCGTGCTCTCACCCCCCGATCGAGAGGCGCTAATGGCGATCCCCGTCAAGCGCGGCGACTATTCGCTGCCGGGCGGGCTCGTTGTCCGAGTCATCCCCGTCGATATCTACGACGCCACCCGCACACACGTCGTGAAGGTGATCGGCTGA
- a CDS encoding mechanosensitive ion channel → MRRVQTQLLWSGVLFASLLLAGCSGSGTGDTATLELGDAIVREVGELRGLLGLNSLIFSGIGLALVWVTLRGIRRAVHVVWRLGLDSSRRLETTATAIRVALVALVVLFVLRRIASLAPVLLTFTLLAAVLLLGAAYARQLPSVLVGLSLLLRRRLRHGDRIHIANHSGTVREVGLAQLHLRRGDGATLFVPNRLLMEEVLTVEHAKNSEPVRVRIPSAAPQHRDQLELARRVALLSPYRVPGSPVELIEDDVENRRYCIEIHTWSVRAATEAREHLEQTLDSALAAQARARE, encoded by the coding sequence ATGAGGCGCGTTCAGACGCAGCTTCTGTGGTCAGGCGTGCTGTTCGCCAGCCTCCTCCTCGCTGGGTGCTCAGGCAGCGGCACCGGTGACACCGCGACGCTGGAGCTCGGCGACGCCATCGTGCGCGAGGTTGGAGAGCTACGTGGCCTGCTCGGCCTGAATAGTCTGATCTTCAGCGGCATTGGCCTCGCCCTGGTGTGGGTGACGTTGCGCGGGATCCGCCGCGCGGTGCATGTCGTGTGGCGTCTCGGCCTCGACAGCTCACGCCGCCTAGAGACGACCGCCACAGCGATACGCGTGGCCCTCGTCGCGCTGGTCGTGCTGTTCGTGCTGCGCCGGATCGCGAGCCTCGCGCCCGTCCTGCTCACCTTCACGCTGCTCGCTGCCGTCTTGCTGCTGGGCGCTGCATACGCCCGTCAGCTGCCAAGTGTGCTGGTTGGCCTCAGCCTGCTGCTGCGGCGCCGCCTGCGCCACGGCGACCGCATCCACATCGCAAACCACAGCGGCACCGTGCGAGAAGTCGGCCTGGCGCAGCTCCACCTACGTCGCGGCGACGGCGCAACGCTGTTCGTGCCCAATCGGCTGCTGATGGAAGAGGTGCTGACGGTCGAGCACGCCAAGAACAGCGAGCCGGTGCGCGTGCGCATCCCTTCCGCTGCACCCCAGCACCGGGATCAGCTGGAGCTCGCACGGCGCGTCGCGTTGCTCTCGCCCTACCGCGTGCCCGGCTCACCCGTCGAGCTAATCGAAGACGACGTCGAGAATCGCCGCTACTGCATCGAAATCCACACCTGGTCTGTCCGTGCGGCAACGGAAGCGCGGGAGCACCTGGAGCAGACGCTGGACAGCGCGCTAGCCGCCCAGGCCCGCGCCCGGGAGTGA
- a CDS encoding cation:proton antiporter, translated as MRRALVLFVLLGLMLGLKALKTDPPGVSDPLTLAAIGFVVLAAFTMAEIGSALSFPRVTGYIIGGALLGPYVSNILSARVVEDMTMFNNLALGLIALSAGLELDARQIGRIWKTLAATIVVKVLLGVVLVGGTLYAAQRWLGLLQIDSGKPLVALALIMGTLSIGTSPAIALAIINENRAKGRLSDIVLGAAVLKDLVVVVSLAVAMGVAKGLLSPEAASDSKVLLHIAEELGIGAVLGLALILYIRFIRAEMLLFVAGMIVVVAEVLKQLHLDLLLVFIAAGFVVRNFSRYEHDLLEAVEMVALPVFIVFFTIAGARIDLLVTYKVFPLALALCAARAVTYIIAARLGGAIGGESDTVRSQAWLAYLPQAGVTLGLTGVAANALPEIATSVRGTGMAVVAVNLLLGPITLKRALKAAGEVGATPGATAELPATGTLAETALLPAGEARERLREALNAIGAEALAIPATHLYSQLESLGRHFRETTLAEWAEQQLARSTAKLADQDHEAQDEEALFPADRKAELLGALFAEFRNTLRDLPEMVDAALSRQHVQLKKEDPWLLKLRRVRKRVAVKLRLVTNSRRVPLQAAARVALEARLGTFVAEQLAAWSRCELGILAEIEAVSAGKQDTEGAHREIEFRIQMARQSFDSELHSALVEGVEQLADMLRKAGGPELPAAKIRVSAVDGPVKEALRVLERDPADWGRLAKLCEAEVELARRVQHLRKVYETSLQDSVIDPATVSLGGVEQVLAAVERRLTEVRRRTEEVDFGDAERQKLAVAAREAFDDDEQAELEACAARFRASASMHTVALELRAEIDKLPTELEIPRTRFDPNRPYSPSDSRGRRFALQRETRSTLLQDLLPSSDANLREVAATVVDTAARLREAREIALAVLETEEAESQHATLEQLDRALQRLEGQRKALERDITSARDGLEALAEKSFNRLLERSGMTTASVESQAGKLLLDRLQQVIAPAKRKLLEWKERALEVYREALGSQLGRDVRARYQDENFDAAAIKDYASRWRPAEHLPHEYQRLFSTAPTTEHRLFTAYRAELQEALKQESEWLEGSPGNLLLVGEHGSGRTSLLNLLELELHAPRIIRPEPLEWRRAVGIFGALAIELGVKPSMGPLGAALARERSTVLIDDLEQWFKADAEGLRQLDRFLDFVVRTRSHTNWVMSIERGALTVLQELVPIPQVVRRIIQLKPLSGKELDEAILRRHALSGREVVYPTTFATRWIARVQRTNEQEVYFGMLARASGGNIGRAVAQWAHGCEVTPSGSVKPSIDLGLSLGLPFIQRMEPTEIATLVQVMRFGPQDEAELARALTLNRSEMARHVHYLTAAGLLEPLSHPTSPLGIPQSVRPAVMQALEQLGARS; from the coding sequence ATGAGGCGCGCGCTCGTACTGTTCGTGCTGCTCGGGCTAATGCTCGGGCTGAAGGCGCTCAAGACGGATCCACCGGGCGTCAGCGATCCGCTCACCCTGGCGGCGATTGGTTTCGTCGTATTGGCCGCCTTCACGATGGCGGAAATCGGCTCCGCGCTCTCGTTTCCCCGCGTAACCGGTTACATCATCGGTGGCGCGCTGCTCGGTCCTTACGTGTCGAACATCCTCTCCGCGCGAGTCGTGGAGGACATGACGATGTTCAACAACCTGGCGCTGGGCTTGATCGCGCTGAGCGCCGGTTTGGAGCTCGACGCCAGGCAGATAGGCAGGATCTGGAAGACCCTCGCCGCGACGATCGTGGTCAAGGTACTGCTCGGCGTGGTGCTGGTCGGCGGGACGCTGTACGCAGCTCAGCGCTGGCTCGGCTTGCTTCAAATAGACAGCGGCAAGCCACTCGTGGCGCTCGCCCTCATCATGGGCACCCTCTCGATCGGGACCTCGCCGGCAATCGCGCTGGCTATCATCAACGAGAACCGAGCGAAGGGCCGGCTCTCGGACATCGTCCTCGGCGCCGCGGTATTGAAGGACCTGGTCGTCGTCGTCAGCCTGGCGGTGGCCATGGGTGTCGCGAAGGGACTGCTCTCCCCTGAGGCAGCCAGCGATTCCAAGGTGCTGCTGCATATCGCCGAGGAGCTAGGCATCGGCGCGGTGCTGGGACTGGCGCTGATCCTCTACATCCGGTTTATCCGCGCGGAGATGCTGCTCTTCGTCGCCGGCATGATCGTCGTGGTCGCCGAGGTGCTCAAGCAACTACACCTCGATCTGCTGCTGGTGTTCATCGCCGCGGGCTTCGTCGTCCGTAACTTCTCCCGCTATGAGCACGACCTCTTGGAGGCCGTGGAGATGGTGGCGCTGCCCGTCTTCATCGTGTTTTTCACGATTGCTGGTGCGCGCATCGACCTCTTGGTTACCTACAAGGTCTTCCCCTTGGCGCTCGCGCTGTGCGCTGCGCGCGCGGTGACCTACATCATCGCGGCGCGCTTGGGCGGCGCCATCGGCGGCGAGAGCGACACCGTACGCAGTCAGGCATGGCTCGCCTACCTCCCTCAAGCCGGCGTTACGTTGGGTCTTACGGGAGTCGCAGCGAACGCGCTCCCTGAAATCGCAACCAGTGTGCGCGGCACGGGCATGGCCGTCGTCGCGGTGAACCTGCTGCTCGGTCCCATCACCCTCAAGCGCGCGCTCAAAGCCGCGGGTGAAGTCGGAGCCACACCGGGGGCCACCGCGGAGCTCCCCGCGACCGGAACTCTGGCAGAGACGGCGTTGCTGCCCGCTGGGGAAGCGCGCGAGCGACTCCGCGAGGCGCTCAACGCGATTGGTGCTGAAGCGCTGGCGATCCCCGCGACGCATCTCTACTCCCAGCTCGAGAGCTTGGGCCGCCACTTCCGCGAGACAACGCTCGCGGAGTGGGCCGAACAACAGCTGGCGCGTTCTACCGCCAAGCTGGCGGACCAGGACCACGAGGCTCAAGACGAGGAAGCGCTATTTCCCGCTGATCGCAAGGCGGAGCTCTTGGGCGCGCTCTTCGCGGAGTTCCGCAACACGTTGCGAGATCTCCCCGAGATGGTCGATGCCGCTCTGTCGCGCCAGCACGTCCAGCTAAAGAAGGAAGACCCCTGGCTGCTCAAGTTGCGGCGGGTGCGCAAGCGCGTGGCCGTCAAACTGCGCTTGGTCACGAACTCCAGGCGCGTCCCGCTCCAGGCCGCCGCCCGTGTGGCCCTGGAGGCCCGCCTTGGGACCTTCGTCGCAGAGCAACTCGCGGCCTGGTCCCGCTGCGAGCTCGGCATCCTGGCCGAGATCGAGGCAGTATCCGCAGGGAAGCAAGACACCGAGGGCGCCCACCGAGAGATCGAGTTCCGCATCCAGATGGCTCGCCAGAGCTTCGACTCGGAGCTCCACTCGGCGCTGGTCGAGGGTGTTGAGCAACTGGCGGATATGCTGCGCAAAGCCGGCGGCCCAGAGCTACCGGCCGCGAAGATCCGCGTGTCCGCGGTGGACGGCCCGGTCAAAGAGGCGCTGCGGGTCCTCGAGCGCGATCCTGCAGACTGGGGGCGCCTAGCCAAGCTGTGTGAGGCGGAGGTGGAGCTCGCGCGGCGTGTCCAGCACCTGCGGAAGGTCTACGAGACGTCGCTTCAGGATTCGGTGATCGATCCGGCAACTGTTTCCCTGGGCGGCGTCGAACAGGTCCTGGCCGCGGTCGAGCGGCGCCTGACCGAAGTGCGCCGCCGCACCGAGGAGGTCGACTTCGGCGACGCAGAGCGGCAGAAGCTCGCCGTGGCCGCCCGCGAGGCCTTCGACGACGACGAGCAAGCGGAGCTCGAAGCCTGCGCCGCACGCTTTCGCGCGTCCGCGTCGATGCACACTGTAGCGCTCGAGCTCCGCGCGGAAATAGACAAGCTTCCGACCGAACTCGAGATCCCGCGCACTCGCTTCGACCCGAATCGGCCGTACTCGCCCAGCGACTCACGAGGTCGCCGCTTCGCGCTCCAGCGAGAGACGCGCTCCACCCTGCTCCAAGATCTGCTGCCGAGCTCTGACGCGAATCTGCGTGAGGTCGCGGCTACGGTGGTCGACACGGCCGCTCGCCTGCGCGAGGCGCGGGAAATCGCGCTCGCGGTCTTGGAAACGGAAGAGGCCGAGAGCCAACACGCAACCCTCGAGCAATTGGATCGCGCCCTCCAGCGCCTGGAGGGGCAGCGTAAGGCCCTCGAGCGGGACATCACGTCCGCACGCGATGGCCTCGAAGCGCTCGCAGAAAAGAGCTTCAACCGCCTGCTCGAGCGCTCGGGGATGACCACCGCGAGCGTCGAGTCCCAAGCGGGCAAGCTGCTCCTCGATCGCCTGCAGCAGGTAATTGCGCCGGCGAAGCGCAAGCTCCTCGAGTGGAAGGAGCGCGCTCTAGAGGTCTATCGCGAGGCGCTCGGGAGCCAGCTCGGGCGCGATGTCCGTGCGCGCTATCAGGATGAGAACTTCGATGCGGCGGCGATCAAGGACTACGCCTCACGCTGGCGTCCGGCGGAGCACCTGCCCCACGAGTACCAGCGCCTGTTCTCCACCGCACCGACGACGGAGCATCGACTCTTCACCGCTTACCGCGCGGAATTACAAGAGGCCCTGAAGCAGGAGAGCGAGTGGCTCGAAGGCTCGCCGGGCAACCTGCTCCTCGTCGGCGAACACGGTTCCGGACGCACTTCGCTCTTGAACCTGCTCGAGCTCGAGCTGCACGCCCCCCGCATCATCCGACCGGAGCCGCTCGAGTGGCGCCGCGCCGTGGGGATCTTCGGTGCGCTGGCGATCGAGCTTGGTGTGAAGCCGAGCATGGGCCCCCTCGGGGCGGCGCTGGCGCGCGAGCGCAGCACCGTGCTGATCGACGACCTCGAGCAGTGGTTCAAGGCAGACGCGGAGGGTCTCAGACAGCTGGATAGGTTCCTCGACTTCGTCGTTCGGACTCGCTCCCACACGAACTGGGTGATGTCCATCGAACGCGGCGCGCTGACGGTCCTTCAGGAGCTCGTGCCCATCCCGCAAGTCGTACGCCGGATCATCCAGCTGAAGCCCCTGAGCGGGAAGGAACTCGACGAGGCGATCCTGCGTCGCCACGCGTTGAGCGGCCGAGAGGTGGTCTACCCAACAACGTTCGCCACGCGCTGGATCGCCCGTGTGCAACGCACCAACGAGCAAGAGGTGTACTTCGGCATGTTGGCCCGCGCTAGCGGCGGCAACATCGGTCGGGCGGTGGCGCAGTGGGCCCACGGTTGTGAGGTGACGCCCAGCGGTAGCGTCAAGCCATCCATCGACCTCGGCTTGAGTCTTGGCCTGCCGTTCATCCAGCGCATGGAGCCTACGGAAATCGCCACCCTGGTTCAGGTCATGCGCTTTGGGCCTCAGGATGAGGCCGAGCTCGCCCGCGCGCTCACCTTGAACCGCTCCGAGATGGCGCGCCACGTTCATTACCTCACGGCAGCGGGCCTGCTCGAGCCGCTGAGCCACCCCACCTCACCGTTGGGGATCCCGCAGTCGGTCCGCCCAGCTGTCATGCAGGCGCTCGAACAACTCGGAGCTCGTTCATGA